One Setaria viridis chromosome 3, Setaria_viridis_v4.0, whole genome shotgun sequence DNA window includes the following coding sequences:
- the LOC117847149 gene encoding aspartyl protease family protein 2 — translation MLRLRGAMASAASPICSLLLLLLVLQLPPFAAALSKPPARYQYHTLRATPLSPEPTARVDAAAILGTSTDLAAVFDGIGNASAVELVLAHREAFAAPNATAPQLLAHRLARDAARADAISSAAAAGATNGTRAPRRRGGGGFAAPVLSGLSQGSGEYFAQVGVGTPPTPALLVLDTGSDVVWLQCAPCRHCYAQSGRVFDPRRSRSYATVPCAAPLCRRLDSGGCNKRRGSCLYQVAYGDGSITAGDLATETLSFARGARVPRVAIGCGHDNEGLFVAAAGLLGLGRGRLSLPTQVARRYGRSFSYCLVDRTSSLKPSSTRSSTLTFGAAALAGAGAGAGARVSFTPMVRNPRMSTFYYVRVAGFSVGGARVRGVSERDLRLDPATGRGGVILDSGTSVTRLARPVYAAVRDAFRAAAAAAGGLRPSPGGFSLFDTCYDLGRRRVVKVPTLSVHLAGGAAVALPPENYLIPVDTRGTFCFALAGTDGGVSILGNIQQQGFRVVFDGDAQRVGLVPKSC, via the coding sequence ATGCTACGACTACGAGGCGCCATGGCTTCCGCGGCCAGCCCCAtctgctccctcctcctcctcctcctcgtcctgcaACTGCCTCCTTTCGCCGCCGCTCTCTCGAAGCCGCCCGCGCGGTACCAGTACCACACGCTTCGCGCTACCCCACTCTCCCCCGAACCCACCGCCCGAGTCGACGCCGCAGCCATCCTCGGCACCAGCACCGACCTGGCAGCTGTCTTCGACGGCATCGGCAACGCCTCCGCCGTGGAATTGGTGCTCGCCCACCGCGAGGCGTTCGCGGCGCCCAACGCCACCGCGCCCCAGCTGCTCGCGCACCGCCTGGCGcgcgacgccgcgcgcgccgatGCGATATCctccgccgcagcagccggGGCCACCAACgggacgcgcgcgccgcgacgccgtggtggcggcggcttcgcGGCGCCCGTGTTGTCCGGCCTGTCGCAGGGCAGCGGCGAGTATTTCGCGCAGGTCGGCGTGGGCACGCCGCCCACGCCGGCGCTCCTGGTGCTCGACACCGGCAGCGACGTCGTCTGGCTGCAGTGCGCGCCCTGCCGCCACTGCTACGCGCAGTCGGGCAGGGTCTTCGAcccgcgccgctcccgctcctACGCCACCGTCccctgcgccgcgccgctctGCCGCCGCCTCGACTCCGGCGGCTGCAACAAGCGCCGCGGGTCGTGCCTCTACCAGGTCGCCTACGGCGACGGGTCAATCACCGCGGGGGACCTGGCCACCGAGACGCTCTCCTTCGCCCGCGGCGCGCGGGTGCCGCGCGTCGCCATCGGGTGCGGGCACGACAACGAGGGCctcttcgtcgccgccgcggggctccTGGGCCTCGGCCGCGGCAGGCTGTCGCTGCCCACCCAGGTCGCCCGCCGCTACGGCCGCAGCTTCTCCTACTGCCTCGTGGACCGCACCTCCTCGCTGAAGCCGTCGTCCACCCGGTCGTCCACCCTGAccttcggcgccgccgccctggccggggcaggcgccggcgccggcgcccgcgtgTCGTTCACCCCGATGGTTCGGAACCCCAGGATGTCGACCTTCTACTACGTGCGCGTGGCGGGGTTcagcgtcggcggcgcgcgcgtccgCGGCGTGTCGGAGCGGGACCTCCGGCTTGACCCGGccaccggccgcggcggcgtgaTCCTGGACTCGGGCACGTCGGTGACCCGGCTGGCCCGCCCCGTGTACGCGGCCGTGCGCGATGCGTtccgggccgcggcggcggccgcgggcgggctGCGGCCGAGCCCCGGCGGGTTCTCGCTGTTCGACACGTGCTACGACCTGGGCAGGCGGCGGGTGGTTAAGGTGCCGACGCTGTCGGTGCAcctggcgggcggcgcggcggtggcgctgccgccggagaACTACCTGATACCCGTGGACACGCGGGGCACGTTCTGCTTCGCGCTGGCGGGCACGGACGGGGGCGTGTCCATCCTCGGCAACATTCAGCAGCAGGGGTTCCGCGTGGTGTTCGACGGCGACGCGCAGCGCGTCGGCCTGGTGCCCAAGAGCTGCTGA
- the LOC117848996 gene encoding F-box protein CPR1 yields MLSSPDLNGDAVAEILLRLPSPSVLRCRAICRAWCAISSNPGFVAAHAYPPPPRAHRGSINLPLHPRVGPPNLRPAGGFRTRPRPLISNPRVLGPDPPDCHPWLLLFGRDSFYGTDHLVCNPVTRQWTAVPPLCARLMTRLCGFYLHGPSGEHRLLFLANDDDYGGRGTSVSHYVRSLEAGETRRLGPAAATVNVFSQIYHKYLDYHGKLHWLRHPEVGRTNKIVVFDTVSEALRRTSQPPLMMNRYDEPSLLEMDGMVAMAAILHGSQHMDLWVLEDYGSDEKWTRRHRIDLPPAFSRARWAMSAGVVGRNSNLILLGDSSSGSLGLYDLTEKRVLKQVQIVL; encoded by the exons ATGTTGTCGTCGCCGGACCTGAACGGCGACGCGGTGGCCGAGATCCTGCTGCGCCTCCCGTCCCCCTCCGtcctccgctgccgcgccatCTGCAGGGCGTGGTGCGCCATCAGCAGCAACCCCGGCTTCGTGGCGGCCCACGCCTACCCCCCGCCCCCTCGAGCTCATC GTGGGAGCATAAACCTGCCCCTGCACCCACGTGTCGGGCCCCCGAACCTGAGACCCGCGGGGGGATTCCGaacccgcccccgccccctgATCTCAAACCCGCGGGTCTTGGGTCCAGACCCACCCGATTGCCATCCCTGGCTCCTGCTGTTCGGGAGAGACAGCTTCTACGGCACCGACCACCTGGTCTGCAACCCGGTGACCCGGCAGTGGACGGCCGTGCCGCCGCTTTGCGCCAGGCTGATGACACGGCTCTGCGGCTTCTACCTCCACGGGCCGTCGGGCGAACACAGGCTCCTGTTCCTCGCCAACGACGACGACTATGGCGGCCGGGGCACGTCGGTGTCGCACTACGTCCGCTCCCTCGAAGCCGGCGAGACCCGCCGGCTggggccggcggccgcgacCGTCAACGTGTTCAGCCAGATCTATCACAAGTACCTTGATTATCACGGCAAACTTCACTGGCTTAGACACCCTGAGGTGGGGAGGACCAACAAGATCGTGGTGTTCGACACGGTGTCCGAGGCGTTGCGGCGGACGTCGCAGCCGCCATTGATGATGAATCGATACGACGAGCCCTCGCTGCTGGAGATGGACGGGATGGTGGCCATGGCAGCCATCCTTCACGGTTCGCAGCACATGGACCTCTGGGTGCTGGAGGACTACGGCAGCGACGAGAAATGGACACGCCGCCACCGGATCGACCTGCCGCCGGCGTTTTCGCGCGCTCGCTGGGCTATGAGCGCTGGCGTGGTGGGGCGGAACAGTAACCTGATTCTCCTTGGAGATAGCTCGAGTGGGTCGCTGGGGCTGTACGATCTGACAGAAAAGAGGGTGTTGAAGCAAGTCCAGATTGTTTTGTAA
- the LOC117848192 gene encoding probable receptor-like protein kinase At2g42960, producing MTTGEILRAELSSRTPPFGLRLWIVIGICIWVVIFFILGFMCFWSIYRRKPKKSFDNIPISQIPDVSKEIAVDEVREHAIVQNFHVQESHALAVQEKPYEKDSGKMLAHLVRSKSSDADNLSQCSSAYQCERAGSSYSGDEGSSGNARRQYSQYATVSASPLVGLPEFSHLGWGHWFTLRDLEHATNRFSKENVIGEGGYGIVYRGRLINGTDVAIKKLLNNMGQAEKEFRVEVEAIGHVRHKNLVRLLGYCVEGIHRMLVYEYVNNGNLEQWIHGAMRQLGVLTWEARMKVILGIAKALAYLHEAIEPKVVHRDIKSSNILIDEEFNGKLSDFGLAKLLGAGKSHITTRVMGTFGYVAPEYANTGLLNEKSDVYSFGVLLLEAVTGRDPVDYSRPANEVHLVEWLKMMVGTRRAEEVVDPDMELKPATRALKRALLVALRCVDPDAEKRPTMGQVVRMLEAEDVPSREDRRSRRGHSSNADNESKASSSEFEQQHATPPPPPPEPVAGPGELMGLCREGRVKDAVELLTKGARTDPPTFYELAAACSNRKLLDELRKVHDFFLRSPFRGDLRINNKLLEMYAKCAAMPHARRTFDNMPDRDMESWHIMIDGYSVNGLGDEALRLFELMKECMAPTSHTYVLVLNACANSEAIEEAFLYFDAMSRDHGIEPGVEHYVGIIEVLGKSGHLNEAMEYIEKLPFEPSAMVWESVLNLARMNGDIDLEDRAEELLVSLDPSKANPKKLPTPPPKRRLGINMLDGRNKLAEYRLPPKIEKKVVNEQRYVPDTRYVLHDIDQEAKEQALLYHSERLAIAYGLISTPARTPLRIIKNLRICGDCHNAIKIMSRIVGRELIVRDNKRFHHFKDGKCSCGDYW from the exons ATGACGACAGGCGAAATCCTGAGGGCAGAGTTATCTTCCAGGACGCCACCGTTTGGACTGAGGCTATGGATTGTGATTGGCATCTGTATTTGGGTGGTAATCTTTTTTATCCTAGGTTTCATGTGCTTCTGGTCCATATATCGGAGGAAGCCGAAGAAGTCTTTTGATAACATCCCGATATCTCAAATTCCGGATGTCTCCAAGGAGATTGCAGTAGATGAAGTGCGTGAGCATGCTATTGTTCAAAATTTTCACGTGCAAGAAAGCCATGCGCTGGCAGTGCAGGAAAAACCTTATGAAAAAGATTCTGGGAAAATGCTGGCACACTTGGTTAGGAGCAAATCAAGTGATGCCGATAATTTGAGCCAATGCAGCTCGGCGTACCAATGTGAAAGGGCTGGCAGTTCATATTCTGGCGATGAAGGCAGCTCAGGCAATGCTAGGAGGCAGTATTCTCAATATGCAACTGTCTCTGCATCACCATTGGTTGGTCTCCCGGAGTTTTCACATCTAGGCTGGGGTCACTGGTTTACCTTGAGAGATTTGGAGCACGCAACAAATCGTTTTTctaaggaaaatgtcattggaGAAGGTGGATATGGAATAGTTTACCGTGGTCGCCTCATAAATGGGACTGATGTTGCAATAAAAAAGCTCCTCAATAACAT GGGCCAGGCAGAAAAGGAGTTCAGGGTTGAAGTTGAGGCAATTGGACACGTCAGGCATAAGAATCTTGTCCGCCTTCTAGGATATTGTGTTGAGGGAATCCATAG GATGCTTGTGTATGAGTATGTGAATAACGGGAACTTAGAACAGTGGATTCATGGTGCCATGCGGCAACTTGGTGTTCTTACTTGGGAAGCCCGGATGAAAGTCATTCTTGGAATTGCTAAAGC GCTTGCTTATTTGCATGAAGCCATAGAACCAAAAGTTGTGCACCGTGATATTAAATCGAGCAATATCTTAATTGATGAAGAATTCAATGGCAAGCTTTCTGATTTTGGACTGGCTAAGCTCTTGGGCGCAGGGAAGAGCCATATCACAACTCGAGTTATGGGAACCTTCGG GTATGTGGCCCCTGAATATGCCAACACTGGTCTGCTAAATGAGAAGAGCGATGTCTACAGTTTTGGGGTGCTACTACTGGAAGCAGTGACTGGGAGGGATCCAGTTGACTATAGTCGGCCTGCTAATGAG GTGCATTTGGTGGAGTGGCTGAAAATGATGGTCGGCACAAGAAGAGCTGAGGAGGTAGTGGATCCTGACATGGAGTTGAAACCAGCCACTCGTGCTCTGAAGCGTGCTCTTCTGGTGGCACTGCGGTGTGTCGATCCAGATGCTGAGAAAAGACCCACCATGGGTCAAGTTGTTCGGATGCTCGAGGCCGAAGATGTCCCATCACGGGAG gaccgccggagccggaggggCCACAGCAGCAACGCAGACAACGAGTCCAAGGCAAGCTCAAGCGAGTTTGA GCAGCAGCATGCgactccgcctccgccgccacctgaaCCTGTGGCGGGGCCTGGGGAGCTGATGGGACTGTGCCGGGAGGGACGGGTGAAGGACGCCGTGGAGCTTCTCACCAAGGGGGCGCGCACCGACCCGCCCACCTTCTACGAGCTTGCAGCCGCCTGCTCTAACCGTAAGCTGCTCGACGAGCTCAGGAAGGTGCACGACTTCTTCCTCCGCTCGCCCTTCCGCGGCGACCTCCGGATCAACAACAAGCTGCTCGAGATGTATGCCAAGTGTGCTGCCATGCCCCACGCCCGCAGGACGTTCGACAATATGCCTGACCGCGACATGGAGTCGTGGCACATCATGATAGATGGCTACTCGGTGAATGGGCTTGGGGACGAGGCGCTGCGGCTGTTTGAGCTGATGAAGGAATGCATGGCACCGACCAGCCATACCTATGTGCTTGTGCTCAATGCTTGTGCCAACTCGGAGGCCATTGAGGAGGCGTTCCTTTACTTTGATGCCATGTCCAGGGACCATGGTATTGAGCCTGGTGTGGAGCACTATGTTGGGATCATTGAGGTCTTGGGGAAGTCAGGGCATCTCAACGAGGCTATGGAGTATATTGAGAAGCTGCCTTTCGAGCCCAGCGCCATGGTGTGGGAGTCAGTCTTGAACCTGGCGCGTATGAATGGAGACATTGATCTTGAGGACCGAGCAGAGGAGTTGTTGGTGTCGCTTGATCCATCCAAGGCAAATCCTAAGAAGCTCCCAACCCCACCTCCAAAGAGGCGTCTGGGGATTAACATGCTTGATGGGAGGAACAAGCTGGCAGAGTACCGGCTGCCACCCAAGATCGAAAAGAAGGTGGTCAATGAGCAGAGGTACGTCCCGGATACAAGGTATGTGCTCCATGACATTGATCAGGAGGCCAAGGAGCAGGCGTTGCTGTACCATAGTGAGAGGCTGGCGATTGCTTATGGTCTGATTAGCACCCCAGCGAGGACACCGCTTCGCATCATTAAGAACCTAAGGATCTGCGGGGACTGCCACAATGCCATCAAGATCATGTCAAGGATCGTTGGGAGAGAGCTTATTGTGAGGGACAATAAGAGGTTCCATCATTTCAAGGATGGAAAATGCTCATGTGGAGATTATTGGTGA
- the LOC117847148 gene encoding phosphatidylinositol 4-kinase gamma 4, producing the protein MPMRVMASDSIASVKLRVQTSRGVVVRKQKLVFDGRELARNDCRVRDYGVADGNVLHLVVRVPDIRLITVVETVKGSKFRFRVEPGRTVGYVKQQIAKDGRRLPPDEQSLVLEGEELDDAHLIHDVCRADGAVIHLLVRRSAKAAASDFEVSIVARDAASQQHPPPPPRDVGIEPVVGNPKAQLPPALRNLVSAVRAGMEKGNAPVMSSEGTGGAYFMQDASGHRHVAVFKPVDEEPMAANNPRGLPVSSTGEGLKKGTRVGEGALREVAAYILDHPLGDRRSFAAHAAAGFAGVPPTALVRCMHKAFRHPDRSVQPPASKLGSLQAFVKNCGSCEDMGPRAFPVQEVHKICVLDIRLANADRHAGNILVCRDGEGRGMSLVPIDHGYCLPESFEDCTFEWLYWPQSREPFSGEAVEYVRCLDAEEDIATLRFHGWEVSRECARTLRLATMLLKKGVERGLTAFDIGSIMCRETLTKESVIEEMVREAQALDDDATRGAGGNETAFLQSVSEIMDRRLDELSSEKK; encoded by the exons ATGCCCATGCGGGTCATGGCCTCCGACTCCATCGCCTCCGTCAAGCTCCGCGTCCAGACGTCCAGGGGCGTCGTCGTCCGCAAGCAGAAGCTCGTCTTCGACGGCCGCGAGCTCGCCCGCAACGACTGCCGCGTCCGGGACTACGGCGTCGCCGACGGAAACGTCCTCCACCTCGTAGTCCGCGTCCCCGACATCCGCCTCATCACCGTCGTCGAGACCGTCAAAGGCAGCAAGTTCCGGTTCCGCGTCGAGCCCGGCCGCACCGTCGGCTACGTCAAGCAGCAGATCGCCAaggacggccgccgcctcccccccgACGAGCAGAGCCTCGTCCTCGAGGGCGAGGAgctcgacgacgcccacctcatCCACGACGTCTGCAGGGCCGACGGCGCGGTCATCCACCTGTTAGTGCGGCGCTCGGCCAAGGCCGCCGCCAGCGACTTCGAGGTCTCCATCGTCGCGCGCGACGCCGCCTCCCAGCAgcacccaccgccaccgccacgggaCGTCGGGATCGAGCCCGTCGTTGGCAACCCCAAGGCCCAGCTGCCCCCGGCGCTCCGCAACCTGGTGAGCGCCGTGCGCGCCGGGATGGAGAAGGGGAACGCGCCGGTCATGTCGTCGGAGGGCACGGGGGGCGCCTACTTCATGCAGGACGCGTCGGGGCACCGGCACGTCGCCGTGTTCAAGCCGGTGGACGAGGAGCCCATGGCCGCCAACAACCCGCGCGGCCTCCCCGTGTCGTCCACCGGCGAAGGGCTCAAGAAAGGGACGCGCGTCGGCGAGGGCGCTCTCAGGGAGGTCGCCGCCTACATCCTCGACCACCCGCTCGGCGACCGCCGGTCATTCGCCGCCCATGCCGCCGCGGGCTTCGCCGGCGTTCCCCCGACTGCGCTCGTCAGGTGCATGCACAAAGCCTTCAGGCATCCCGACAGGAGCGTCCAGCCACCGGCGTCCAAGCTCGGGTCCTTGCAGGCCTTCGTCAAGAACTGCGGGAGCTGCGAGGACATGGGACCCCGCGCGTTCCCGGTCCAGGAGGTTCACAAGATCTGCGTCCTCGACATCCGCCTTGCCAACGCGGACAGGCATGCCGGGAACATTCTCGTCTGCAGAGACGGCGAAGGCCGCGGCATGTCACTGGTGCCCATCGACCATGGATACTGCCTTCCCGAGAGC TTCGAGGACTGCACGTTTGAGTGGCTCTACTGGCCTCAGTCGCGGGAGCCCTTCAGCGGCGAGGCCGTGGAGTACGTGAGGTGCCTGGACGCCGAGGAGGACATCGCCACCCTCAGGTTCCACGGCTGGGAGGTTTCCCGCGAGTGCGCGCGCACCCTGCGCCTCGCCACCATGCTGCTGAAGAAGGGCGTGGAGAGAGGCCTCACCGCCTTCGACATCGGGAGCATCATGTGCAGGGAGACCCTGACCAAGGAGTCCGTGATCGAGGAGATGGTGCGCGAGGCGCAGGCCCTTGACGATGATGCTACTCGTGGTGCTGGAGGAAACGAAACTGCCTTCTTGCAGTCGGTCTCGGAAATCATGGACCGCCGTCTCGACGAATTGTCATCGGAGAAGAAGTAA